A single window of Halobacillus naozhouensis DNA harbors:
- a CDS encoding superoxide dismutase family protein — MRVVWIGALVSLLMITGCGEKRSPLESALYNQEGDRIGSVTLTEQSDGVEVKVQAEGLEAGPHGIHIHEFPKCEGPDFKSAGNHFNPTKKKHGLLNQKGAHVGDLPNLDVESSGSAKAKLMISGATLKDGQTSLLRKEGTSLVIHSEPDDGMSQPAGDSGDRVACAEITLNSDKDKASDPTDLNEKQKE; from the coding sequence ATGAGAGTTGTTTGGATCGGTGCATTAGTTAGTTTATTAATGATAACGGGATGCGGTGAAAAACGTTCACCTTTGGAATCGGCTCTTTATAATCAGGAAGGAGATCGAATTGGCAGCGTCACCTTAACAGAGCAGTCAGATGGAGTAGAGGTGAAAGTGCAAGCAGAAGGTCTAGAAGCAGGCCCGCATGGCATTCATATCCATGAGTTTCCAAAATGTGAAGGGCCGGACTTTAAAAGTGCAGGAAATCATTTTAACCCTACTAAAAAGAAGCATGGTTTATTAAATCAGAAAGGCGCCCATGTAGGCGATCTGCCTAACCTTGATGTAGAATCAAGCGGCTCAGCTAAGGCAAAATTAATGATTTCAGGGGCTACCTTGAAAGATGGTCAAACCTCTTTATTAAGAAAAGAAGGGACATCATTAGTCATTCATAGCGAACCTGATGACGGCATGTCACAGCCTGCAGGAGATTCAGGAGATCGGGTGGCTTGTGCAGAAATCACATTAAATAGTGATAAGGATAAGGCAAGTGATCCTACTGATTTAAATGAGAAGCAAAAAGAATAG
- a CDS encoding MalY/PatB family protein — MNRFYELTERRGTRSVKWDLAEELYQDSDVLPMWVADMDFKAPEAVVQALTQRVEHGIFGYTIADDPLKSAIIEWLNKRHNWNVERNWITYSPGVIPSLHMAVQSLTGKNDAILIQTPVYPPFSSVVKDHDRTLVENPLVFNEGIYSIDFSDFEAKIQDHQVKLFILCNPHNPVGRVWTRAELEQINDICLKHGVIVISDEIHADLIFPGHTHIPIASLSKEASNNTITCLSPTKTFNLAGLQASYLITENDEARGLLTDHFNKQGMFMLNTLGITAMEAAYLHGEEWLEELIETLEMNRNYVTQRLHEETETLRVTPAEGTYLLWIDCRKLNLSQPELISFMQKKAKVGLNEGASFGEEGTGFMRMNIAAPKKLIEEGVSRIIQAVNNDKTKT; from the coding sequence TGCTCCCCATGTGGGTAGCCGATATGGATTTTAAGGCTCCTGAAGCAGTTGTCCAGGCACTAACCCAAAGGGTTGAACACGGAATTTTTGGATATACGATAGCTGATGATCCACTTAAGTCTGCCATTATCGAATGGCTTAACAAGCGTCATAATTGGAATGTGGAAAGAAACTGGATCACATACAGTCCCGGTGTCATCCCAAGTTTGCATATGGCCGTGCAATCTTTAACCGGTAAAAATGATGCAATTTTGATTCAGACTCCTGTATACCCACCTTTTTCAAGCGTAGTCAAGGACCATGACCGTACACTAGTTGAAAATCCCTTAGTCTTTAATGAAGGGATATATTCTATTGATTTTAGTGACTTTGAAGCTAAGATACAGGACCATCAGGTTAAGCTATTTATTCTTTGCAACCCTCATAACCCCGTCGGCAGAGTGTGGACGCGGGCAGAGCTTGAACAAATCAATGATATTTGTTTAAAACATGGAGTTATAGTAATTTCGGATGAAATACATGCTGACCTGATTTTTCCTGGCCACACACACATCCCGATAGCTTCTCTGTCTAAAGAGGCTAGCAACAATACCATAACCTGTCTTTCTCCAACAAAAACTTTTAACCTGGCAGGATTACAAGCCTCTTACTTAATTACAGAGAATGATGAAGCCAGAGGGTTACTAACAGATCATTTCAATAAACAAGGGATGTTTATGCTGAACACATTAGGTATTACTGCGATGGAAGCAGCATACCTGCACGGAGAAGAATGGCTTGAGGAACTGATCGAAACCCTTGAGATGAATCGGAACTACGTCACACAGCGTCTCCACGAAGAAACTGAAACGCTGCGGGTTACTCCTGCTGAAGGCACCTATTTATTATGGATTGACTGTCGTAAACTAAACCTCTCCCAGCCTGAATTGATTTCCTTTATGCAGAAGAAGGCGAAGGTCGGGCTTAATGAAGGGGCCTCCTTTGGCGAAGAAGGGACAGGCTTTATGCGAATGAATATCGCTGCACCCAAGAAACTTATTGAAGAGGGAGTTTCACGAATCATACAGGCCGTCAATAACGATAAAACAAAAACGTAA